GAGCTGACGCTGAAACTGCCGGAAGGCGAGAATGTCGATTTCCGCGCGGGTGGTTACGTGCAGCTGGAGTGTCCTCCGCATCACGTTAAGTACTCTGACTTTGATATTCCGGAAGAATACCGCGGCGACTGGGAGCGCTTTGGTTTCTTTAACGTTGAGTCCAAAGTCAATGAGACGGTGATCCGTGCTTACTCCATGGCCAACTATCCGGAAGAGAAGGGCATTGTGAAGTTCAATATTCGTGCTGCGACACCGCCGCCGAATAATCTGTCACTGCCTGCCGGTCAGATGTCATCCTGGGTCTTCAATCTGAAGCCCGGTGACAAAGTGAAGGTCTATGGCCCCTTCGGTGAGTTCTTCGCGAAAGAAACTGAAGCGGAGATGGTTTTCATCGGTGGTGGTGCGGGTATGGCGCCTATGCGCTCGCACATCTTTGACCAGCTCAAGCGTCTTAACTCTACGCGCAAAATCTCGTTCTGGTACGGTGCGCGCTCATTGCGCGAAGCGTTCTACCAGGATGAGTACGACCAACTGGCGGCAGAGAATGACAATTTTGAATGGCATCTCGCCCTGTCTGACCCGCAGCCGGAAGACAACTGGACGGGCATGACCGGCTTTATCCACAATGTGTTGTATGAAAATTACCTCAAGGACCATCCGGCCCCCGAGGATTGTGAGTACTACATGTGTGGGCCGCCGATGATGAACGCTGCGGTTATCAAAATGCTGGAAGACTTGGGTGTTGAACCGGAGAATATTCTGCTTGATGATTTCGGTGGCTGATTTACGCCGCTCAACAGAAAAAGCAGCCCTGGTGCTGCTTTTTCTGTTTCTGTTTCTGGCGGCCTGCAGTGGTGCTCCCGAAGAGGTGATCCGCATCAGCGGAAGCACTATGGGCACGACTTACCATGTTACGTTGCGCAATCCGGGTGAGCTGCGGGCTGAGGAATTAAAGCGCCAACTGGACTACCAGCTGGTGCATTTCAACCAACTGGCTTCAACGTATATCGACGATTCTGAGCTGAATCAGCTTAACCGGGCGCCGGTTGGCGAATGGCAGACGCTCAGTGAGCCCCTCTACAATATTTTCAGCATGTCTCTGGAAGTGAGTTGGCTGACGGGTGGGGCCTTCGATATCACGGTGGCACCATTGGTTGATTTATGGGGATTTGGGCCAGAAAAGCACGATGGTCGGCCAAGTGATGACGCTATCGCGACGGCCATGCAAGATATCGGCTACGACCGTATCGAACTCGATATGCTGGAGCCGAAACTGCGTAAGAAAGCGGCGCTGCACATGGATTTATCCGCCATTGCCAAAGGCTATGGGGTGGATGCCGCGGCGATCTGGTTGGAATCACTGGGGGTGACTGACTACCTCGTGGAAATCGGCGGAGAGATGCGGGTTGCCGGCAGCAGCCCTCGCGGCGATGCCTGGCGAATCGGGGTCGAGAACCCCGGCGGCGGTGCACCGACGCTTGCCATTGAACTGGGCGATACGGCAGTGGCGACCTCCGGGGATTACCGCAACTATTTTGAGGAGGATGGTGTCCGCTATTCCCATACCATCGATCCGCGCACGGGACGTCCCATCAGCCACAGTCTTGCATCGGTGACGGTGCTGGACCCATCTTGTGCCTTTGCGGATGCCATGGCGACTGCCTTTTCAGTGATGGGCAC
The window above is part of the Spongiibacter tropicus DSM 19543 genome. Proteins encoded here:
- the nqrF gene encoding NADH:ubiquinone reductase (Na(+)-transporting) subunit F; the encoded protein is MNTVVVLGVTMFTAIVLSLVAVILIARSRLVSSGNVTIEINGEKTISVPAGDKLLGTLANQGIFLASACGGGGSCAQCKCIVTDGGGSMLATEEAHFSPREAREGWRLSCQTPVKQDMVIEVPEDVFGVKQWECTVQSNPNVATFIKELTLKLPEGENVDFRAGGYVQLECPPHHVKYSDFDIPEEYRGDWERFGFFNVESKVNETVIRAYSMANYPEEKGIVKFNIRAATPPPNNLSLPAGQMSSWVFNLKPGDKVKVYGPFGEFFAKETEAEMVFIGGGAGMAPMRSHIFDQLKRLNSTRKISFWYGARSLREAFYQDEYDQLAAENDNFEWHLALSDPQPEDNWTGMTGFIHNVLYENYLKDHPAPEDCEYYMCGPPMMNAAVIKMLEDLGVEPENILLDDFGG
- a CDS encoding FAD:protein FMN transferase, whose translation is MISVADLRRSTEKAALVLLFLFLFLAACSGAPEEVIRISGSTMGTTYHVTLRNPGELRAEELKRQLDYQLVHFNQLASTYIDDSELNQLNRAPVGEWQTLSEPLYNIFSMSLEVSWLTGGAFDITVAPLVDLWGFGPEKHDGRPSDDAIATAMQDIGYDRIELDMLEPKLRKKAALHMDLSAIAKGYGVDAAAIWLESLGVTDYLVEIGGEMRVAGSSPRGDAWRIGVENPGGGAPTLAIELGDTAVATSGDYRNYFEEDGVRYSHTIDPRTGRPISHSLASVTVLDPSCAFADAMATAFSVMGTKRTLELAEAQNMPVYLIEKTEEGFVSRYSSAFKPYLSEHLQEEN